In Vespa crabro chromosome 7, iyVesCrab1.2, whole genome shotgun sequence, a single window of DNA contains:
- the LOC124425745 gene encoding protein-L-isoaspartate O-methyltransferase domain-containing protein 1-like has translation MGSAVSSGQNNDELVDNLMKSGYIRTKKVEQVFRAVDRADYFLTSHRESAYKDLAWKHGNIHLSAPCVYSLVIEGLSLEPGLSFLNLGSGTGYLSTMAGLILSQYGTNHGIELHEDCLKYAYERLEEFKQKSLALDEFDFCEPSFVQGNCLSIVPGRQYDRVYCGAACPETHEALIKQYVRVGGILVMPFKDHLLRIQRVDENTWTHHTMLPVSFAPLIVPTSEEQNVFHLPECDPLSLQELCRDKIRHRLRENVWRQHTELETRKPILPRQQRSSLPQRTLKRFVIPIFEESDEALFDEDEEFAGRARLLLNVDTHPGEAITTTLQLVRAVIQPHQGENRQHWQEANDDDSDGQYIVASVDLHHDNSEERKENDSEALLTEAGRANTSENNIDSSCDLSEMQNQSCQTIEHRSSLSEVYTNMSESDSEPEQETSFTQRKKIAKREKTDSGIVEDANLTNDDGSSSSNTSQSDSKNTDDLNSMEVDLSDITINKSMKNMYKSYPDPAENIPNENVIFGHYVDGNAFSTYMKEKIHQLPLPFSLKLYINYNRHL, from the exons ATGGGAAGCGCAGTTAGTAGTGGACAAAACAATGACGAATTGGtagataatttaatgaaatctgGTTACATAAGAACAAAGAAAGTTGAACAGGTATTCAGAGCCGTTGATCGTGCTGATTACTTCTTAACGTCGCATCGGGAAAGCGCGTACAAGGACCTTGCTTGGAAACATGGCAATATCCATTTATCGGCTCCATGCGTGTACAGCTTGGTGATAGAAGGTCTTTCCTTGGAGCCTGGATTGAGTTTTTTGAATCTTGGATCAGGAACTGGATATCTTAGTACAATGGCAGGACTAATACTGA GTCAATATGGGACAAATCATGGTATAGAATTACACGAGGATTGTTTAAAATATGCCTATGAGCGTTTAGaagaatttaaacaaaaatcttTAGCTTTGGATGAATTTGACTTCTGCGAGCCTTCATTTGTACAag GAAACTGTTTAAGCATTGTACCTGGCAGACAGTACGATAGGGTGTATTGTGGCGCAGCTTGCCCGGAAACCCATGAGGCACTTATCAAACAGTACGTTAGAGTTGGAGGAATCCTAGTGATGCCTTTCAAAGATCATTTACTCAGAATTCAAAGAGTAGACGAAAATACTTGGACGCATCATACGATGCTACCCGTATCTTTTGCTCCTTTAATCGTGCCTACGTCCGAGGAACAAAATGTATTCCATTTAC cgGAATGCGATCCATTATCTTTACAAGAATTATGTCGTGATAAAATCAGACATAGACTGAGGGAAAATGTCTGGCGACAACATACGGAATTGGAGACCAGAAAACCTATACTGCCGAGACAACAAAGATCTAGTCTACCTCAACGTACCTTGAAACGTTTTGTAATACCTATTTTCGAAGAATCGGACGAAGCTCTTTTCGACGAAGATGAGGAATTTGCAGGAAGAGCTCGTTTATTGCTCAACGTAGATACTCATCCCGGAGAGGCTATTACAACGACCTTACAATTGGTAAGAGCCGTCATACAGCCGCATCAAGGTGAAAATAGGCAACATTGGCAGGAAGCAAATGACGACGACAGCGATGGACAATATATTGTCGCTTCCGTTGATCTGCATCACGACAAtagcgaagaaagaaaagaaaacgatagcGAGGCGTTACTTACTGAAGCAGGAAGAGCTAATACcagtgaaaataatatcgattcgaGCTGCGATCTATCGGAAATGCAAAATCAATCCTGTCAGACCATAGAACACCGTTCGTCTTTGTCAGaagtatatacaaatatgaGCGAAAGCGATAGCGAACCAGAACAAGAGACATCTTTTACTCAACGTAAGAAAATAGCGAAGCGCGAAAAAACTGATAGCGGCATCGTTGAGGATGCTAATTTGACCAACGACGATGGTAGTTCTAGTTCAAATACGAGCCAATCAGATTCTAAGAATACCGACGATTTAAATTCTATGGAAGTCGATTTATCCGATATCACTATCAATAAGTCCATGAAGAATATGTACAAGTCTTATCCCGATCCTGCGGAAAACATTCCAAACGAGAATGTAATATTTGGACATTATGTAGATGGCAATGCTTTTTCGACGTacatgaaagaaaagatacatCAATTACCATTGCCCTTTTCATTAAAGTTGTACATAAACTACAATCGACAtctgtaa